One genomic window of Cuculus canorus isolate bCucCan1 chromosome 11, bCucCan1.pri, whole genome shotgun sequence includes the following:
- the IFRD2 gene encoding interferon-related developmental regulator 2 isoform X3, giving the protein MGRALWAELWARTDRARGVVKDGLWAWLRARGGGSQGSGRGEGPRALAMPRSRRAARRGPGSARASSPASEEEPNSEVLSRCSSASEGTSPTEEAAAGSEAASEQGQEEEETEDRLKEYMDNLLDKSAKTRQAALQSLRLAFSSKTLSEFLLERRLMLTDSLEKCLKKGKGEEQALAGTVLTLLCLQMGSGPEGEEVFCSLKPLLINILMDSTASSSARQSCATALGMCCYIAAAELEDLVSCLSCLEGIFSPPNTGEEGSAPTQHSPLHCSALQSWSLLLTICPPSHIKSILDKRTCATKIQSSCVPSSRSWLPRATSTEPRWTDGSSAPSSGISCALLRAGSTRRRPSDLAWSACTWTAGHDSGLTKPLKRCWALASATTSRTTSCYGRFSASAPPWCWMRLL; this is encoded by the exons ATGGGGCGGGCTTTGTGGGCGGAGCTGTGGGCGAGGACAGACCGGGCGAGGGGCGTGGTCAAAGATGGGCTGTGGGCGTGGCTCCGTGCGAGAGGCGGGGGCAGCCAGGGCAGTGGGCGGGGCGAGGGCCCGCGCGCGCTGGCCATGCCGCGTTCCCGCCGAGCCGCGCGCC GTGGCCCAGGCAGTGCACGGGCAAGCTCACCTGCCAGCGAGGAGGAGCCCAACAGCGAGGTGCTGAGCCGCTGCAGCAGCGCCAGTGAGGGGACCAGCCCCACTGAGGAGGCTGCAG CAGGGAGCGAGGCAGCCAGTGAGCAaggccaggaggaggaggagacagaagACAGGCTGAAGGAATACATGGACAACCTCCTGGACAAGAG CGCCAAGACACGGCAGGCGGCACTGCAAAGCCTGCGCCTGGCCTTCTCCTCAAAAACCCTCTCTGAGTTCCTGCTGGAGCGCCGCCTCATGCTCACCGACTCCCTGGAGAAGTGCCTCAAGAAAG GTAAAGGGGAGGAACAGGCGCTGGCGGGCACTGTCCTCACCCTTCTTTGCCTCCAGATGGGCTCCGGCCCGGAGGGGGAAGAGGTGTTTTGCAGCCTGAAGCCCCTGCTCATCAACATCCTGATGGACAGCACAGCCAGCTCCAGCGCCCGGCAGAGC TGTGCCACGGCCCTGGGCATGTGTTGCtacattgctgctgctgagctcgAG GACCTGGTCTCGTGCCTGTCCTGCTTGGAGGGCATCTTCAGCCCCCCCAATACAGGTGAGGAGGGCTCGGCACCCACCCAACACAGCCCTCTGCACTGCAGTGCGCTGCAGTCGTGGTCCCTGCTCCTCACCATCTGCCCTCCTTCCCACATCAAGAGCATCTTGGACAA GAGGACTTGTGCCACCAAGATACAGAGTTCCTGTGTGCCCAGCTCAAGGTCCTGGCTACCGAGAGCAACAAGTACCGAGCCAAGATGGACCGACGGAAGCAGCGCTCCATCTTCCGGGATATCTTGCGCTTTATTGAG AGCGGGGAGTACCAGGAGGAGACCATCCGATTTGGCTTGGAGTGCATGTACCTGGACAGCTGGGCACGACAGCGGACTTACCAAGCCTTTAAAGAGGTGCTGGGCTCTGGCATCCGCCACCACCTCCAG AACAACGAGCTGCTACGGGAGATTTTCGGCCTCGGCCCCCCCTTGGTGCTGGATGCGGCTACTCTGA
- the LSMEM2 gene encoding leucine-rich single-pass membrane protein 2 isoform X2 yields the protein MPREAGEDSMGRAESAAPAEPGDPDGSETGAISLRPVESISDLHWASGGHKGIEGNGPAPSSSLRRPPPRPVTPSPVLLLPTLRPVPAAGPCPCPCLGPGHLVLLALLGFLALVSLVLATLAIYLSVLQSQSVRALAQWLESQEDAVRQLRAASRQLWARFNTSTEPNGHR from the exons AtgcccagggaggctggagAAG acaGCATGGGAAGGGCTGAGAGTGCTGCGCCAGCAGAGCCTGGGGACCCCGACGGCAGCGAGACTGGAGCCATCAGCCTGCGCCCCGTGGAGTCCATCAGCGACTTGCACTGGGCATCCGGCGGGCACAAGGGCATCGAGG GCAACggcccagctccctccagcaGCCTGCGCCGGCCCCCGCCTCGCCCCGTgacccccagccctgtgctgctcctgcccaccCTGCGCCCCGTGCCTGCTGCTggcccctgcccctgcccctgcctcgGCCCCGGCCACCTCGtgctcctggccctgctggggTTCCTGGCGTTGGTGAGCCTGGTCCTGGCCACGCTGGCCATCTACCTGAGTG TCCTGCAGAGCCAGTCAGTGCGGGCACTGGCCCAGTGGCTGGAGAGCCAGGAGGACGCCGTGCGCCAGCTGCGGGCAGCAAGCAGGCAGCTCTGGGCTCGCTTCAACACCAGCACCGAGCCCAACGGGCACCGCTGA
- the HYAL3 gene encoding hyaluronidase-3 isoform X2, producing the protein MVPALALWLCLALGTASRQSAAPEPLAGGQPFAVVWNIPSGRCQRRFGVGLPLGDYGIVENRDGHFTGQNITIFYKNKFGLYPYLSRQGIPHNGGIPQRVPLGAHLARAAKDIHHLLRPAFYGLAVVDWEEWKPLWTQNWGSKRIYRAASEQWVQDRHGLLPARWQRRLAQREFEQAAQALMEETLLLGQTVHPEGLWGFYGFPDCLNRNWAKYANYTGQCQPAEVQRNNQLGWLWAASAALYPSIYLPPALPPTLRRRYVHHRLREALRVATFGASGLLPVVAYSRLSFRRSPRFLELADLVDTIGESAALGAAGLVLWGDLSYSRSAESCASLRHYLVSTLGPYVANVTAAAQQCSDRQCHGHGRCVRRQPHDLGSLLHLGSGTASLGFFRCHCYRGWSGEGCARRVQPSPATSCLAPVHSVYRHNDLPPPNTCLPRAAWGW; encoded by the exons ATGGTGCCAGCGCTGGCGCTGTGGCTGTGCCTGGCGCTGGGCACGGCCAGCAGGCAGAGCGCGGCACCGGAGCCCCTGGCAGGCGGGCAGCCCTTCGCTGTGGTGTGGAACATCCCCTCTGGCCGCTGCCAGCGCCGCTTCGGTGTGGGGCTGCCGCTCGGCGACTATGGCATCGTGGAGAACCGGGATGGCCACTTCACCGGCCAGAACATCACCATCTTCTACAAGAACAAGTTTGGGCTGTACCCCTACCTGTCGCGGCAGGGCATCCCCCACAATGGGGGCATTCCCCAGCGGGTCCCCCTCGGCGCCCACCTCGCCAGGGCGGCCAAGGacatccaccacctcctgcGCCCTGCTTTCTACGGTCTGGCTGTCGTGGACTGGGAGGAGTGGAAGCCTCTCTGGACCCAAAACTGGGGGTCCAAGCGCATCTATCGGGCGGCCTCAGAGCAGTGGGTGCAGGACCGACACGGGCTCCTGCCAGCACGGTGGCAGCGCCGGCTGGCTCAGCGGGAGTTTGAGCAGGCGGCGCAGGCTCTGATGGAGGAGACGCTTCTGTTGGGTCAAACTGTGCACCCAGAGGGGCTCTGGGGCTTCTATGGCTTTCCTGACTGCCTCAACCGCAACTGGGCCAAGTATGCCAACTACACTGGGCAGTGCCAGCCGGCAGAGGTGCAGCGCAACAACCAGCTGGGCTGGCTCTGGGCCGCCTCGGCTGCCCTCTACCCCAGCATCTACCTTCCGCCAGCGCTGCCGCCCACCCTGCGCCGCCGCTATGTGCACCACCGCCTGCGCGAGGCTCTGCGCGTGGCCACCTTCGGGGCCAGTGGGCTCCTGCCCGTGGTCGCCTACTCCCGCCTCTCCTTCCGCCGCTCACCCCGATTCCTGGAGCTG GCTGATCTGGTGGACACCATCGGGGAGAGCGCAGCGCTGGGTGCAGCCGGACTcgtgctctggggagacctgtCGTACTCCCGCTCAGCT gaaagctgtgccAGCCTGCGCCACTACCTCGTGTCCACCCTGGGTCCCTACGTGGCCAACGTGACGGCGGCAGCTCAGCAGTGCAGTGACAGGCAGTGCCATGGGCACGGGCGCTGCGTGCGCCGGCAGCCGCACGACCTGGGCAGCCTCCTGCACCTTGGCTCTGGCACCGCCTCGCTGGGCTTTTTCCGCTGCCACTGTTACCGTGGCTGGTCCGGCGAGGGCTGTGCCCGGCGAgtccagcccagccctgccacctCCTGCCTGGCACCTGTTCACAGCGTCTACAGGCACAATGACCTCCCGCCGCCCAACACCTGCCTGCCACGGGCTGCGTGGGGCTGGTGA
- the LOC104066750 gene encoding 2'-5'-oligoadenylate synthase 1 has protein sequence MDMWQVTSNELLTVTANRLDEWIARVLQPSTDFTKQVKETVKLICEFLKQSCFESNIHVLKTVKGGSAGKGTALRNNSDADVVLFLSCFSSYQAQKQDRKYILDLIKKRLRDCRERLMFTVNIDEPRYKGPGNTPRSLSLTLGSKETQESIEVDILPAYDALGQVIQGTRPDVEVYVELLNASSDPGEFSPCFTELQKNFVKRHPAKLKNLLRLVKYWYKELLKRQHPRADLPPKYALELLTIYAWEEGTGSSHSFDTAMGFRTVLELLRRHREICIYWEMYYSLQHSRIGAHVKRLLRSPRPVILDPADPTGILGQGKRWDLVAQAAANYLSLPCVSSAQPWNVQPARLVEIEVKQLTGTSLAWTVSPSTTIRQLKEKIEQAWDIPWYRQRLKQRDPSEDTTILQDDETLATHGIFCRTMLMLVIESQVMEVFVKDDKNRTTTYVVKPTDTVRQLKEQIHSRRGPPADQQSLMYDSSNMEDRHTLAHYNVQPWSTIFMLLRLRGGTDP, from the exons ATGGATATGTGGCAAGTGACATCCAACGAGCTGTTGACAGTGACTGCTAACAGGCTGGATGAATGGATCGCAAGGgtcctgcagcccagcacgGATTTCACCAAGCAGGTGAAGGAGACGGTGAAGCTAATCTGTGAGTTCTTGAAGCAGAGCTGCTTCGAGTCCAACATCCACGTCCTCAAGACCGTCAAG GGTGGCTCGGCAGGCAAGGGCACAGCCCTGCGGAACAACTCCGATGCCGACGTGGTgctgttcctcagctgcttctccagctaCCAGGCCCAGAAGCAGGACAGAAAGTATATCCTGGATTTGATCAAGAAGAGGCTGCGCGACTGCAGGGAGCGTCTGATGTTCACTGTGAACATTGACGAGCCCCGCTACAAGGGTCCTGGCAACACGCCACGCTCTCTTAGCCTCACCCTTGGCTCCAAGGAGACCCAGGAGTCCATCGAGGTGGACATCCTGCCTGCCTACGATGCTTTGG GGCAGGTGATTCAGGGCACCCGGCCAGATGTTGAGGTGTATGTGGAGCTTCTGAATGCCAGCAGTGACCCTGGGGAGTTCTCCCCCTGCTTCACTGAGCTGCAGAAGAACTTTGTGAAGCGTCATCCTGCCAAGCTGAAGAACCTCCTGCGCCTGGTCAAATACTGGTACAAGGAG CTGCTGAAGCGACAGCACCCCAGAGCAGATCTGCCCCCCAAGTATGCCTTGGAGCTGCTCACCATCTATGCCTGGGAGGAGGGTACGGGTTCCAGTCACTCCTTTGACACGGCCATGGGCTTCCGTacagtgctggagctgctgcgcCGGCACCGGGAGATCTGCATCTACTGGGAGATGTACTACTCGCTCCAGCACAGCCGGATCGGTGCCCACGTGAAGAGGCTGCTGCGCAGTCCCCG CCCAGTCATCCTGGACCCTGCTGACCCCACAGGGATCCTGGGCCAAGGCAAGAGGTGGGACTTGGTGGCACAGGCAGCTGCCAACTACCTTTCGCTGCCCTGCGtcagctctgcccagccctgGAATGTGCAG ccagCCCGGCTCGTGGAGATTGAGGTGAAGCAGCTGACGGGCACCAGCTTGGCCTGGACCGTCAGCCCAAGCACCACCATCCGGCAACTGAAGGAGAAGATTGAGCAGGCATGGGACATCCCTTGGTATAGGCAGCGCCTGAAGCAGAGGGACCCAAGTGAAGACACCACCATCCTGCAAGATGATGAGACCCTGGCCACTCATGGCATTTTCTGCCGCACCATGCTGATGCTGGTGATTGAGTCTCAGGTGATGGAGGTCTTTGTGAAGGACGACAAGAACCGGACCACGACCTATGTGGTGAAGCCCACTGACACCGTTCGGCAGCTGAAGGAGCAGATCCACAGCCGGCGGGGACCTCCTGCCGACCAGCAGAGCCTGATGTATGACTCCAGCAACATGGAGGACCGGCACACGCTGGCACATTACAACGTCCAGCCCTGGAGCACCATCTTCATGCTCCTACGGCTCCGGGGGGGCACAGACCCCTGA
- the LSMEM2 gene encoding leucine-rich single-pass membrane protein 2 isoform X1, which produces MPREAGEADSMGRAESAAPAEPGDPDGSETGAISLRPVESISDLHWASGGHKGIEGNGPAPSSSLRRPPPRPVTPSPVLLLPTLRPVPAAGPCPCPCLGPGHLVLLALLGFLALVSLVLATLAIYLSVLQSQSVRALAQWLESQEDAVRQLRAASRQLWARFNTSTEPNGHR; this is translated from the exons AtgcccagggaggctggagAAG cagacaGCATGGGAAGGGCTGAGAGTGCTGCGCCAGCAGAGCCTGGGGACCCCGACGGCAGCGAGACTGGAGCCATCAGCCTGCGCCCCGTGGAGTCCATCAGCGACTTGCACTGGGCATCCGGCGGGCACAAGGGCATCGAGG GCAACggcccagctccctccagcaGCCTGCGCCGGCCCCCGCCTCGCCCCGTgacccccagccctgtgctgctcctgcccaccCTGCGCCCCGTGCCTGCTGCTggcccctgcccctgcccctgcctcgGCCCCGGCCACCTCGtgctcctggccctgctggggTTCCTGGCGTTGGTGAGCCTGGTCCTGGCCACGCTGGCCATCTACCTGAGTG TCCTGCAGAGCCAGTCAGTGCGGGCACTGGCCCAGTGGCTGGAGAGCCAGGAGGACGCCGTGCGCCAGCTGCGGGCAGCAAGCAGGCAGCTCTGGGCTCGCTTCAACACCAGCACCGAGCCCAACGGGCACCGCTGA
- the HYAL3 gene encoding hyaluronidase-3 isoform X1: protein MGAGLAGSWGHSMVPALALWLCLALGTASRQSAAPEPLAGGQPFAVVWNIPSGRCQRRFGVGLPLGDYGIVENRDGHFTGQNITIFYKNKFGLYPYLSRQGIPHNGGIPQRVPLGAHLARAAKDIHHLLRPAFYGLAVVDWEEWKPLWTQNWGSKRIYRAASEQWVQDRHGLLPARWQRRLAQREFEQAAQALMEETLLLGQTVHPEGLWGFYGFPDCLNRNWAKYANYTGQCQPAEVQRNNQLGWLWAASAALYPSIYLPPALPPTLRRRYVHHRLREALRVATFGASGLLPVVAYSRLSFRRSPRFLELADLVDTIGESAALGAAGLVLWGDLSYSRSAESCASLRHYLVSTLGPYVANVTAAAQQCSDRQCHGHGRCVRRQPHDLGSLLHLGSGTASLGFFRCHCYRGWSGEGCARRVQPSPATSCLAPVHSVYRHNDLPPPNTCLPRAAWGW, encoded by the exons ATG ggtGCCGGCCTCGCAGGCAGCTGGGGACACAGCATGGTGCCAGCGCTGGCGCTGTGGCTGTGCCTGGCGCTGGGCACGGCCAGCAGGCAGAGCGCGGCACCGGAGCCCCTGGCAGGCGGGCAGCCCTTCGCTGTGGTGTGGAACATCCCCTCTGGCCGCTGCCAGCGCCGCTTCGGTGTGGGGCTGCCGCTCGGCGACTATGGCATCGTGGAGAACCGGGATGGCCACTTCACCGGCCAGAACATCACCATCTTCTACAAGAACAAGTTTGGGCTGTACCCCTACCTGTCGCGGCAGGGCATCCCCCACAATGGGGGCATTCCCCAGCGGGTCCCCCTCGGCGCCCACCTCGCCAGGGCGGCCAAGGacatccaccacctcctgcGCCCTGCTTTCTACGGTCTGGCTGTCGTGGACTGGGAGGAGTGGAAGCCTCTCTGGACCCAAAACTGGGGGTCCAAGCGCATCTATCGGGCGGCCTCAGAGCAGTGGGTGCAGGACCGACACGGGCTCCTGCCAGCACGGTGGCAGCGCCGGCTGGCTCAGCGGGAGTTTGAGCAGGCGGCGCAGGCTCTGATGGAGGAGACGCTTCTGTTGGGTCAAACTGTGCACCCAGAGGGGCTCTGGGGCTTCTATGGCTTTCCTGACTGCCTCAACCGCAACTGGGCCAAGTATGCCAACTACACTGGGCAGTGCCAGCCGGCAGAGGTGCAGCGCAACAACCAGCTGGGCTGGCTCTGGGCCGCCTCGGCTGCCCTCTACCCCAGCATCTACCTTCCGCCAGCGCTGCCGCCCACCCTGCGCCGCCGCTATGTGCACCACCGCCTGCGCGAGGCTCTGCGCGTGGCCACCTTCGGGGCCAGTGGGCTCCTGCCCGTGGTCGCCTACTCCCGCCTCTCCTTCCGCCGCTCACCCCGATTCCTGGAGCTG GCTGATCTGGTGGACACCATCGGGGAGAGCGCAGCGCTGGGTGCAGCCGGACTcgtgctctggggagacctgtCGTACTCCCGCTCAGCT gaaagctgtgccAGCCTGCGCCACTACCTCGTGTCCACCCTGGGTCCCTACGTGGCCAACGTGACGGCGGCAGCTCAGCAGTGCAGTGACAGGCAGTGCCATGGGCACGGGCGCTGCGTGCGCCGGCAGCCGCACGACCTGGGCAGCCTCCTGCACCTTGGCTCTGGCACCGCCTCGCTGGGCTTTTTCCGCTGCCACTGTTACCGTGGCTGGTCCGGCGAGGGCTGTGCCCGGCGAgtccagcccagccctgccacctCCTGCCTGGCACCTGTTCACAGCGTCTACAGGCACAATGACCTCCCGCCGCCCAACACCTGCCTGCCACGGGCTGCGTGGGGCTGGTGA
- the IFRD2 gene encoding interferon-related developmental regulator 2 isoform X2 gives MGRALWAELWARTDRARGVVKDGLWAWLRARGGGSQGSGRGEGPRALAMPRSRRAARRGPGSARASSPASEEEPNSEVLSRCSSASEGTSPTEEAAGSEAASEQGQEEEETEDRLKEYMDNLLDKSAKTRQAALQSLRLAFSSKTLSEFLLERRLMLTDSLEKCLKKGKGEEQALAGTVLTLLCLQMGSGPEGEEVFCSLKPLLINILMDSTASSSARQSCATALGMCCYIAAAELEDLVSCLSCLEGIFSPPNTGEEGSAPTQHSPLHCSALQSWSLLLTICPPSHIKSILDNRWLKLPPLLSSSSVALRILAGETIALVFELAQDVEEDLCHQDTEFLCAQLKVLATESNKYRAKMDRRKQRSIFRDILRFIESGEYQEETIRFGLECMYLDSWARQRTYQAFKEVLGSGIRHHLQNNELLREIFGLGPPLVLDAATLKANKVSRFEKHLYNSAAFKARTKARSRVRDKRADVL, from the exons ATGGGGCGGGCTTTGTGGGCGGAGCTGTGGGCGAGGACAGACCGGGCGAGGGGCGTGGTCAAAGATGGGCTGTGGGCGTGGCTCCGTGCGAGAGGCGGGGGCAGCCAGGGCAGTGGGCGGGGCGAGGGCCCGCGCGCGCTGGCCATGCCGCGTTCCCGCCGAGCCGCGCGCC GTGGCCCAGGCAGTGCACGGGCAAGCTCACCTGCCAGCGAGGAGGAGCCCAACAGCGAGGTGCTGAGCCGCTGCAGCAGCGCCAGTGAGGGGACCAGCCCCACTGAGGAGGCTGCAG GGAGCGAGGCAGCCAGTGAGCAaggccaggaggaggaggagacagaagACAGGCTGAAGGAATACATGGACAACCTCCTGGACAAGAG CGCCAAGACACGGCAGGCGGCACTGCAAAGCCTGCGCCTGGCCTTCTCCTCAAAAACCCTCTCTGAGTTCCTGCTGGAGCGCCGCCTCATGCTCACCGACTCCCTGGAGAAGTGCCTCAAGAAAG GTAAAGGGGAGGAACAGGCGCTGGCGGGCACTGTCCTCACCCTTCTTTGCCTCCAGATGGGCTCCGGCCCGGAGGGGGAAGAGGTGTTTTGCAGCCTGAAGCCCCTGCTCATCAACATCCTGATGGACAGCACAGCCAGCTCCAGCGCCCGGCAGAGC TGTGCCACGGCCCTGGGCATGTGTTGCtacattgctgctgctgagctcgAG GACCTGGTCTCGTGCCTGTCCTGCTTGGAGGGCATCTTCAGCCCCCCCAATACAGGTGAGGAGGGCTCGGCACCCACCCAACACAGCCCTCTGCACTGCAGTGCGCTGCAGTCGTGGTCCCTGCTCCTCACCATCTGCCCTCCTTCCCACATCAAGAGCATCTTGGACAA TCGCTGGCTGAAGCTGCCCCCGCTGCTGTCTAGCAGCAGCGTCGCACTGCGCATCCTGGCCGGGGAAACCATCGCCCTTGTCTTCGAGCTGGCCCAGGATGTGGAG GAGGACTTGTGCCACCAAGATACAGAGTTCCTGTGTGCCCAGCTCAAGGTCCTGGCTACCGAGAGCAACAAGTACCGAGCCAAGATGGACCGACGGAAGCAGCGCTCCATCTTCCGGGATATCTTGCGCTTTATTGAG AGCGGGGAGTACCAGGAGGAGACCATCCGATTTGGCTTGGAGTGCATGTACCTGGACAGCTGGGCACGACAGCGGACTTACCAAGCCTTTAAAGAGGTGCTGGGCTCTGGCATCCGCCACCACCTCCAG AACAACGAGCTGCTACGGGAGATTTTCGGCCTCGGCCCCCCCTTGGTGCTGGATGCGGCTACTCTGAAAGCCAACAAGGTCTCCCGCTTTGAGAAG cacCTCTACAACTCGGCTGCCTTCAAAGCCCGCACAAAAGCCCGGAGCAGGGTGCGGGACAAGCGGGCAGACGTGCTGTGA
- the IFRD2 gene encoding interferon-related developmental regulator 2 isoform X1, which translates to MGRALWAELWARTDRARGVVKDGLWAWLRARGGGSQGSGRGEGPRALAMPRSRRAARRGPGSARASSPASEEEPNSEVLSRCSSASEGTSPTEEAAAGSEAASEQGQEEEETEDRLKEYMDNLLDKSAKTRQAALQSLRLAFSSKTLSEFLLERRLMLTDSLEKCLKKGKGEEQALAGTVLTLLCLQMGSGPEGEEVFCSLKPLLINILMDSTASSSARQSCATALGMCCYIAAAELEDLVSCLSCLEGIFSPPNTGEEGSAPTQHSPLHCSALQSWSLLLTICPPSHIKSILDNRWLKLPPLLSSSSVALRILAGETIALVFELAQDVEEDLCHQDTEFLCAQLKVLATESNKYRAKMDRRKQRSIFRDILRFIESGEYQEETIRFGLECMYLDSWARQRTYQAFKEVLGSGIRHHLQNNELLREIFGLGPPLVLDAATLKANKVSRFEKHLYNSAAFKARTKARSRVRDKRADVL; encoded by the exons ATGGGGCGGGCTTTGTGGGCGGAGCTGTGGGCGAGGACAGACCGGGCGAGGGGCGTGGTCAAAGATGGGCTGTGGGCGTGGCTCCGTGCGAGAGGCGGGGGCAGCCAGGGCAGTGGGCGGGGCGAGGGCCCGCGCGCGCTGGCCATGCCGCGTTCCCGCCGAGCCGCGCGCC GTGGCCCAGGCAGTGCACGGGCAAGCTCACCTGCCAGCGAGGAGGAGCCCAACAGCGAGGTGCTGAGCCGCTGCAGCAGCGCCAGTGAGGGGACCAGCCCCACTGAGGAGGCTGCAG CAGGGAGCGAGGCAGCCAGTGAGCAaggccaggaggaggaggagacagaagACAGGCTGAAGGAATACATGGACAACCTCCTGGACAAGAG CGCCAAGACACGGCAGGCGGCACTGCAAAGCCTGCGCCTGGCCTTCTCCTCAAAAACCCTCTCTGAGTTCCTGCTGGAGCGCCGCCTCATGCTCACCGACTCCCTGGAGAAGTGCCTCAAGAAAG GTAAAGGGGAGGAACAGGCGCTGGCGGGCACTGTCCTCACCCTTCTTTGCCTCCAGATGGGCTCCGGCCCGGAGGGGGAAGAGGTGTTTTGCAGCCTGAAGCCCCTGCTCATCAACATCCTGATGGACAGCACAGCCAGCTCCAGCGCCCGGCAGAGC TGTGCCACGGCCCTGGGCATGTGTTGCtacattgctgctgctgagctcgAG GACCTGGTCTCGTGCCTGTCCTGCTTGGAGGGCATCTTCAGCCCCCCCAATACAGGTGAGGAGGGCTCGGCACCCACCCAACACAGCCCTCTGCACTGCAGTGCGCTGCAGTCGTGGTCCCTGCTCCTCACCATCTGCCCTCCTTCCCACATCAAGAGCATCTTGGACAA TCGCTGGCTGAAGCTGCCCCCGCTGCTGTCTAGCAGCAGCGTCGCACTGCGCATCCTGGCCGGGGAAACCATCGCCCTTGTCTTCGAGCTGGCCCAGGATGTGGAG GAGGACTTGTGCCACCAAGATACAGAGTTCCTGTGTGCCCAGCTCAAGGTCCTGGCTACCGAGAGCAACAAGTACCGAGCCAAGATGGACCGACGGAAGCAGCGCTCCATCTTCCGGGATATCTTGCGCTTTATTGAG AGCGGGGAGTACCAGGAGGAGACCATCCGATTTGGCTTGGAGTGCATGTACCTGGACAGCTGGGCACGACAGCGGACTTACCAAGCCTTTAAAGAGGTGCTGGGCTCTGGCATCCGCCACCACCTCCAG AACAACGAGCTGCTACGGGAGATTTTCGGCCTCGGCCCCCCCTTGGTGCTGGATGCGGCTACTCTGAAAGCCAACAAGGTCTCCCGCTTTGAGAAG cacCTCTACAACTCGGCTGCCTTCAAAGCCCGCACAAAAGCCCGGAGCAGGGTGCGGGACAAGCGGGCAGACGTGCTGTGA